The proteins below are encoded in one region of Cololabis saira isolate AMF1-May2022 chromosome 11, fColSai1.1, whole genome shotgun sequence:
- the LOC133454766 gene encoding growth arrest and DNA damage-inducible protein GADD45 gamma-like produces the protein MQSPGKSLKEALLCAQREDRLTVGVYESAKIMTEDIDSVSFCVLAMDEGFEWDIALQIHFTLIQSFCFDNNISIVRVSDMQRLADIVGDKAAQLEDAHCVLITNPSDESWEDPALEKLHLFCEESHRLNDWVPEISLPER, from the exons ATGCAGTCACCTGGAAAGTCTCTGAAGGAAGCTCTGCTCTGTGCTCAGCGTGAAGACAGGCTCACTGTCGGAGTGTACGAGAGTGCTAAAATTATGACTGA AGATATAGACAGCGTGTCTTTCTGCGTCCTGGCCATGGACGAGGGGTTTGAGTGGGACATCGCTCTTCAGATCCACTTCACCCTCATCCAGTCCTTCTGTTTCGATAATAACATCAGCATAGTCAGAGTGAGTGACATGCAGCGCCTGGCTGACATTGTTGGAGACAAGGCGGCGCAGCTGGAAGATGCGCACTGCGTCCTCATCACG AACCCATCCGATGAGTCTTGGGAGGATCCTGCTCTGGAGAAGCTGCACCTGTTCTGTGAGGAGAGCCACCGTCTCAATGACTGGGTTCCTGAGATCAGCCTCCCCGAGCGTTGA
- the gadd45gb.1 gene encoding growth arrest and DNA-damage-inducible, gamma b, tandem duplicate 1, with the protein MTFEEVLVQSAPELAHGCTGKSLEEVLVSAKHNDSLTVGVYECAKVMNLDPDSVSFCVLAMDEGFEWDIALQIHFTLIQSFCFDNNISIVRVSDMQRLADIVGDKAAQLEDAHCVLITNPADESWEDPALEKLHLFCEESHRLNDWVPEISLPER; encoded by the exons ATGACTTTTGAAGAGGTCCTGGTTCAGAGCGCCCCCGAGCTCGCCCATGGGTGCACTGGCAAATCCCTGGAGGAGGTCCTGGTGTCCGCTAAACACAACGACTCCCTCACGGTTGGGGTGTACGAGTGCGCCAAAGTTATGAATTT AGATCCGGACAGCGTGTCTTTCTGCGTCCTGGCCATGGACGAGGGGTTTGAGTGGGACATCGCTCTTCAGATCCACTTCACCCTCATCCAGTCCTTCTGTTTCGATAATAACATCAGCATAGTCAGAGTGAGTGACATGCAGCGCCTGGCTGACATTGTTGGAGACAAGGCGGCGCAGCTGGAAGATGCGCACTGCGTCCTCATCACG AACCCAGCCGATGAGTCTTGGGAGGATCCTGCTCTGGAGAAGCTGCACCTGTTCTGTGAGGAGAGCCACCGTCTCAATGACTGGGTTCCTGAGATCAGCCTCCCCGAGCGTTGA
- the nim1kb gene encoding serine/threonine-protein kinase NIM1 isoform X1 yields the protein MPGGQYQVATTRPCHSLYSLTDSSDGGPEDEDSESSLPLSALQKLTRDMCKDEKTIKELIIGRRVGFYKVRGEIGFGTFSRVKLAFHALTKDKVALKILDRMRLDTQAQRLLSREISSMESLQHPNIIRLYEVVETPSRLYLVLEYAGGGDLHNRICNEGKLSDNTCKITFAQILCAIKYMHNTNIIHRDLKAENVLFTTSGSVKVADLGFSTRVSNRSNALDTFCGSPPYAAPELFKDECYLGPPVDVWAMGVLLFFMVTGTMPFRAETMGKLRRCIIDGTYTIPPWVPGPCQRLIKGILKPVPAERYAVDQMLGCDWLLPVEFPWPWVPAEPMSPLQSLLDSESRNEDEEEEEEVRGLLEELGFTAEHLHNNPLKDSRSPVTGVYRVLLHQAQKRRGLDCPPVVRGMVRDPKREGLRAYRGLRHTSKLCVLS from the exons ATGCCTGGAGGCCAGTACCAGGTGGCGACCACTCGGCCCTGCCACAGCCTCTACAGCCTGACAGACAGCTCTGACGGAGGCCCCGAGGACGAGGACTCCGAATCCTCACTGCCCCTCTCTGCCTTGCAAAAGCTCACCAGAGATATGTGCAAAGATGAGAAGACCATAAAGGAGCTGATCATAGGCCGAAGGGTTGGCTTCTACAAGGTCCGCGGGGAGATTGGCTTTGGCACCTTCTCCAGGGTCAAACTGGCTTTCCATGCTCTAACAAAAG ACAAAGTGGCCCTGAAGATCCTGGACAGGATGAGACTGGATACTCAGGCCCAGCGACTGCTCTCCAGGGAGATCAGCAGCATGGAGTCCCTGCAGCACCCAAATATCATTCGTCTGTACGAGGTGGTGGAGACACCGAGCCGCCTCTACCTGGTCCTGGAatatgcaggaggaggagacctCCACAACCGCATCTGCAATGAGGGGAAACTGTCCGACAACACCTGCAAGATCACCTTCGCTCAGATCCTCTGTGCCATCAAATATATG cACAATACCAACATCATCCACCGGGACCTGAAAGCAGAGAACGTTCTGTTCACCACCAGTGGCTCCGTGAAGGTGGCTGACCTTGGATTCAGCACACGGGTTTCAAACCGCAGCAATGCCCTCGATACTTTCTGTGGCTCACCACCGTACGCGGCCCCAGAGCTCTTCAAAGACGAGTGTTACCTGGGGCCTCCAGTAGACGTGTGGGCCATGGGAGTGCTGCTTTTCTTCATGGTGACCGGTACGATGCCGTTCCGTGCCGAAACCATGGGAAAACTGCGGCGCTGCATCATCGATGGCACCTACACTATACCCCCCTGGGTGCCGGGCCCCTGTCAGAGGCTCATCAAGGGCATCTTGAAGCCGGTCCCGGCCGAGCGCTACGCCGTCGACCAAATGTTGGGCTGCGATTGGCTCTTACCTGTGGAGTTTCCCTGGCCGTGGGTCCCCGCCGAACCTATGAGCCCTCTGCAGAGCCTGCTGGACTCGGAATCCAGAAACGAagacgaggaggaagaggaggaagtcaGAGGTTTGCTGGAGGAGCTTGGCTTTACCGCGGAGCACTTGCACAACAATCCGCTCAAAGACAGTCGCAGCCCTGTCACCGGGGTTTACCGCGTCCTGCTCCATCAAGCCCAGAAGAGGAGAGGCCTGGACTGTCCACCAGTGGTTCGAGGAATGGTGAGGGACCCCAAGAGAGAGGGGCTCCGAGCATACAGGGGTCTGAGGCACACATCCAAGTTATGTGTACTTTCATAG
- the nim1kb gene encoding coiled-coil domain-containing protein 152 isoform X2, whose product MTKFNCVNLDKFMETFGELEQKITEVKGKSSMLEIMLEDANRLMKFHISKEKSLNEEKDGLLDTVKGLQQTLQEQCNLRVENERLKNDIMVLKQQNERAAEAGETDIQRLLSQMRVEDGRHQRELEVIRHQCSAEVEDARRKALNEVVARDAEVKKLLEEKDEDLEAMKTRLVEQEREKQTELLKLQMEFGAKLARVQSTAQRSQQQQPQGSNLLPQSVFKRKLQFFQEEKNKEISALRQRIKELEETRLSSSLSDIRLKRRKI is encoded by the exons atGACAAAGTTTAACTGCGTTAATCTAGATAAATTCATGGAGACGTTTGGTGAACTCGAACAG AAAATTACAGAGGTTAAAGGTAAAAGCAGCATGTTGGAGATCATGTTGGAGGATGCAAATAGATTGATGAAATTCCATAtaagcaaggagaagagtctgaATGAGG AGAAAGATGGCCTTCTTGACACAGTGAAAGGACTTCAGCAGACACTGCAGGAGCAGTGCAACCTCAGAG TGGAGAACGAGAGACTGAAGAATGATATCATGGTTCtgaaacaacaaaatgaaagaGCAGCAGAG GCTGGAGAAACTGACATACAGCGGCTGCTCAGTCAGATGAGAGTAGAAGACGGGAGACACCAGAGGGAGCTAGAGGTTATAAGACATCAGTGCAGCGCAGAGGTGGAGGATGCCCGCAGGAAGGCTCTCAATGAAG TGGTTGCTAGAGATGCTGAAGTTAAGAAACTGCTGGAAGAAAAGGATGAAGATCTGGAGGCGATGAAGACGAGGCTCGTGGAGCAGGAGAGGGAGAAGCAGACGGAGCTCCTCAAGTTACAGATGGAG TTTGGTGCAAAGTTAGCCAGAGTTCAGAGCACAGCTCAGAggagccagcagcagcagccgcagggTTCCAACCTTCTCCCGCAGAGTGTTTTTAAGAGG AAGCTCCAGTTTTTCCAGGAGGAGAAGAACAAAGAGATTTCAGCTCTGCGTCAGAGAATCAAAGAGCTGGAAGAGACTCGGCTATCTAGCAGCCTCAGCGACATACGTCTGAAGAGAAGAAAGATCTAG